Proteins encoded in a region of the Coffea eugenioides isolate CCC68of chromosome 4, Ceug_1.0, whole genome shotgun sequence genome:
- the LOC113768517 gene encoding transcription factor PIF7-like isoform X2, with translation MSHHFVVPNWNLRHQRQDQLDGGDGNRSSHVQNHQNPSYVVPMLNHEVAELTWENGQLAMHGLSNILPSPAPTKSTCGRAGDHTLESIVHQATCHHKHSQMMNSMQSQKHDDGDKKLSSKINSTPEFSGTKWGKSSGQVQMLPSTMKKRLRSETESDQCGRFFSGKIHDLGQERSACASASATLCRDNNKDATMVTWASFESPSSCKTKNTTDEDSASHGGLENRDEEQEAKGGIVQSCSARRSRSAAVHNQSERRRRDRINQKMKALQKLVPNASKTDKASMLDEVIEYLKQLQAQVHMMGTRAMPQMMMTPLAMQQQLQMSLLARLGMGAGVGVGMGMGMLDINSMARTAPLSLQPFMHSTPIASAPPTFVPPPLVMPPRIPACTPPPATANATTTTINASGAFSDPYSSFLAQQTVNMDFYSKMAALFRQQANQTSATATNPLQPNFNQGK, from the exons ATGAGTCACCATTTTGTTGTGCCTAATTGGAATCTAAGGCACCAACGACAAGACCAACTAGATGGAGGAGACGGGAACAGATCCTCCCACGTGCAAAACCACCAGAATCCTAGCTATGTTGTCCCCAT GTTGAATCACGAAGTTGCTGAGCTGACATGGGAAAATGGGCAGCTAGCCATGCATGGTTTGAGCAACATCCTTCCTTCTCCAGCTCCAACAAAGTCCACCTGTGGCAGAGCTGGTGATCATACACTGGAATCAATAGTCCATCAAGCTACATGCCATCACAAGCACAGCCAGATGATGAATTCGATGCAAAGCCAAAAGCATGATGATGGGGATAAAAAATTAAGCTCCAAGATTAATAGTACTCCAGAATTCTCAGGCACGAAATGGGGCAAAAGCTCGGGGCAGGTGCAAATGCTTCCAAGTACGATGAAAAAGAGGCTGAGGTCAGAGACAGAGTCCGATCAATGTGGAAGATTTTTCAGCGGCAAAATTCATGATTTGGGCCAAGAACGCAGTGCTTGTGCTAGTGCTAGCGCTACACTGTGTAGGGACAATAATAAAGACGCCACAATGGTGACATGGGCTTCCTTTGAATCTCCCAGCAGCTGCAAGACTAAAAATACCACTGACGAAGACTCTGCTTCTCATGGTGGATTG GAAAATAGGGATGAAGAGCAAGAGGCCAAAGGAGGAATTGTCCAGTCATGTTCAGCAAGACGCAGTCGTTCGGCTGCAGTACATAATCAATCAGAACGg AGACGGAGAGATAGAATCAATCAGAAGATGAAAGCCCTACAGAAGTTGGTGCCTAATGCAAGTAAA ACTGATAAAGCATCAATGCTTGACGAGGTGATCGAATACTTAAAACAACTTCAAGCTCAAGTTCACATGATGGGTACAAGAGCAATGCCACAAATGATGATGACTCCCCTAGCAATGCAGCAACAGCTACAAATGTCCCTTCTAGCACGTTTGGGCATGGGAGCCGGTGTTGGGGTTGGAATGGGAATGGGAATGCTTGACATCAATTCCATGGCTAGAACTGCACCTCTTTCACTCCAACCCTTCATGCATTCCACCCCAATTGCCTCTGCACCTCCTACATTTGTGCCGCCACCCTTGGTCATGCCACCGAGGATTCCGGCCTGCACTCCACCACCAGCCACGGCCAATGCCACAACTACCACAATTAATGCCTCCGGCGCTTTTAGTGATCCGTACAGTTCATTTTTAGCACAA CAAACAGTAAACATGGACTTTTACAGCAAGATGGCAGCTCTCTTCCGGCAACAAGCTAACCAAACCTCAGCCACCGCGACCAACCCATTGCAGCCAAATTTCAACCAAGGGAAATAA
- the LOC113768517 gene encoding transcription factor PIF7-like isoform X1, whose product MSHHFVVPNWNLRHQRQDQLDGGDGNRSSHVQNHQNPSYVVPMLNHEVAELTWENGQLAMHGLSNILPSPAPTKSTCGRAGDHTLESIVHQATCHHKHSQMMNSMQSQKHDDGDKKLSSKINSTPEFSGTKWGKSSGQVQMLPSTMKKRLRSETESDQCGRFFSGKIHDLGQERSACASASATLCRDNNKDATMVTWASFESPSSCKTKNTTDEDSASHGGLQENRDEEQEAKGGIVQSCSARRSRSAAVHNQSERRRRDRINQKMKALQKLVPNASKTDKASMLDEVIEYLKQLQAQVHMMGTRAMPQMMMTPLAMQQQLQMSLLARLGMGAGVGVGMGMGMLDINSMARTAPLSLQPFMHSTPIASAPPTFVPPPLVMPPRIPACTPPPATANATTTTINASGAFSDPYSSFLAQQTVNMDFYSKMAALFRQQANQTSATATNPLQPNFNQGK is encoded by the exons ATGAGTCACCATTTTGTTGTGCCTAATTGGAATCTAAGGCACCAACGACAAGACCAACTAGATGGAGGAGACGGGAACAGATCCTCCCACGTGCAAAACCACCAGAATCCTAGCTATGTTGTCCCCAT GTTGAATCACGAAGTTGCTGAGCTGACATGGGAAAATGGGCAGCTAGCCATGCATGGTTTGAGCAACATCCTTCCTTCTCCAGCTCCAACAAAGTCCACCTGTGGCAGAGCTGGTGATCATACACTGGAATCAATAGTCCATCAAGCTACATGCCATCACAAGCACAGCCAGATGATGAATTCGATGCAAAGCCAAAAGCATGATGATGGGGATAAAAAATTAAGCTCCAAGATTAATAGTACTCCAGAATTCTCAGGCACGAAATGGGGCAAAAGCTCGGGGCAGGTGCAAATGCTTCCAAGTACGATGAAAAAGAGGCTGAGGTCAGAGACAGAGTCCGATCAATGTGGAAGATTTTTCAGCGGCAAAATTCATGATTTGGGCCAAGAACGCAGTGCTTGTGCTAGTGCTAGCGCTACACTGTGTAGGGACAATAATAAAGACGCCACAATGGTGACATGGGCTTCCTTTGAATCTCCCAGCAGCTGCAAGACTAAAAATACCACTGACGAAGACTCTGCTTCTCATGGTGGATTG CAGGAAAATAGGGATGAAGAGCAAGAGGCCAAAGGAGGAATTGTCCAGTCATGTTCAGCAAGACGCAGTCGTTCGGCTGCAGTACATAATCAATCAGAACGg AGACGGAGAGATAGAATCAATCAGAAGATGAAAGCCCTACAGAAGTTGGTGCCTAATGCAAGTAAA ACTGATAAAGCATCAATGCTTGACGAGGTGATCGAATACTTAAAACAACTTCAAGCTCAAGTTCACATGATGGGTACAAGAGCAATGCCACAAATGATGATGACTCCCCTAGCAATGCAGCAACAGCTACAAATGTCCCTTCTAGCACGTTTGGGCATGGGAGCCGGTGTTGGGGTTGGAATGGGAATGGGAATGCTTGACATCAATTCCATGGCTAGAACTGCACCTCTTTCACTCCAACCCTTCATGCATTCCACCCCAATTGCCTCTGCACCTCCTACATTTGTGCCGCCACCCTTGGTCATGCCACCGAGGATTCCGGCCTGCACTCCACCACCAGCCACGGCCAATGCCACAACTACCACAATTAATGCCTCCGGCGCTTTTAGTGATCCGTACAGTTCATTTTTAGCACAA CAAACAGTAAACATGGACTTTTACAGCAAGATGGCAGCTCTCTTCCGGCAACAAGCTAACCAAACCTCAGCCACCGCGACCAACCCATTGCAGCCAAATTTCAACCAAGGGAAATAA
- the LOC113768517 gene encoding transcription factor PIF7-like isoform X3: protein MNRLNHEVAELTWENGQLAMHGLSNILPSPAPTKSTCGRAGDHTLESIVHQATCHHKHSQMMNSMQSQKHDDGDKKLSSKINSTPEFSGTKWGKSSGQVQMLPSTMKKRLRSETESDQCGRFFSGKIHDLGQERSACASASATLCRDNNKDATMVTWASFESPSSCKTKNTTDEDSASHGGLQENRDEEQEAKGGIVQSCSARRSRSAAVHNQSERRRRDRINQKMKALQKLVPNASKTDKASMLDEVIEYLKQLQAQVHMMGTRAMPQMMMTPLAMQQQLQMSLLARLGMGAGVGVGMGMGMLDINSMARTAPLSLQPFMHSTPIASAPPTFVPPPLVMPPRIPACTPPPATANATTTTINASGAFSDPYSSFLAQQTVNMDFYSKMAALFRQQANQTSATATNPLQPNFNQGK from the exons ATGAACAG GTTGAATCACGAAGTTGCTGAGCTGACATGGGAAAATGGGCAGCTAGCCATGCATGGTTTGAGCAACATCCTTCCTTCTCCAGCTCCAACAAAGTCCACCTGTGGCAGAGCTGGTGATCATACACTGGAATCAATAGTCCATCAAGCTACATGCCATCACAAGCACAGCCAGATGATGAATTCGATGCAAAGCCAAAAGCATGATGATGGGGATAAAAAATTAAGCTCCAAGATTAATAGTACTCCAGAATTCTCAGGCACGAAATGGGGCAAAAGCTCGGGGCAGGTGCAAATGCTTCCAAGTACGATGAAAAAGAGGCTGAGGTCAGAGACAGAGTCCGATCAATGTGGAAGATTTTTCAGCGGCAAAATTCATGATTTGGGCCAAGAACGCAGTGCTTGTGCTAGTGCTAGCGCTACACTGTGTAGGGACAATAATAAAGACGCCACAATGGTGACATGGGCTTCCTTTGAATCTCCCAGCAGCTGCAAGACTAAAAATACCACTGACGAAGACTCTGCTTCTCATGGTGGATTG CAGGAAAATAGGGATGAAGAGCAAGAGGCCAAAGGAGGAATTGTCCAGTCATGTTCAGCAAGACGCAGTCGTTCGGCTGCAGTACATAATCAATCAGAACGg AGACGGAGAGATAGAATCAATCAGAAGATGAAAGCCCTACAGAAGTTGGTGCCTAATGCAAGTAAA ACTGATAAAGCATCAATGCTTGACGAGGTGATCGAATACTTAAAACAACTTCAAGCTCAAGTTCACATGATGGGTACAAGAGCAATGCCACAAATGATGATGACTCCCCTAGCAATGCAGCAACAGCTACAAATGTCCCTTCTAGCACGTTTGGGCATGGGAGCCGGTGTTGGGGTTGGAATGGGAATGGGAATGCTTGACATCAATTCCATGGCTAGAACTGCACCTCTTTCACTCCAACCCTTCATGCATTCCACCCCAATTGCCTCTGCACCTCCTACATTTGTGCCGCCACCCTTGGTCATGCCACCGAGGATTCCGGCCTGCACTCCACCACCAGCCACGGCCAATGCCACAACTACCACAATTAATGCCTCCGGCGCTTTTAGTGATCCGTACAGTTCATTTTTAGCACAA CAAACAGTAAACATGGACTTTTACAGCAAGATGGCAGCTCTCTTCCGGCAACAAGCTAACCAAACCTCAGCCACCGCGACCAACCCATTGCAGCCAAATTTCAACCAAGGGAAATAA
- the LOC113769292 gene encoding uncharacterized protein LOC113769292, which translates to MAEVAIAIPVIWNKTTCEADEFRRNSTGKIADKTNEVKVLPNYLRASLGSCHDYCKFGFKPEFKTIEWTPMVKISKTSPRCETSQKKIGLEPAKGENLEKQKSSFKVSRPASNLGNSIQSSRTKRTVTSNNPEELKQKPFRTKESSIETAHQLRRNSEVNIPKGTSNSGLTEGNDSTNGIGTSKGTKKTYMLPTTCSRSHKIDREKITKPKEISRTKRNENTGTLSASQSRARKPNAQSISKEISHLNSKVVLENADTEQPSAENIPEKILYITELNTKSCEGLSPERSDGLTEKQASKIEDVSLIQGHIDTIHHSPSSLSLCSDSKASSSSTLMSLLSSSSATKFAKKKKHAGKDHSEDGNCSPRKQKFRKGKSNIEIPYGIKSPRRLKFRQGNIAISESQSKYAETKRKKSYRKTDIGVESRKTRNELNEVVFRRQNREEKRPIKGSYNSVIKETARKLAKTRKSKVKALVGAFESVISLQDEKSAVVKV; encoded by the coding sequence ATGGCTGAGGTAGCAATTGCTATCCCAGTGATCTGGAACAAAACAACATGTGAAGCTGATGAGTTTAGAAGGAACTCAACTGGAAAGATAGCTGATAAGACTAATGAAGTAAAAGTGTTGCCTAATTATCTTAGAGCTTCATTAGGCTCTTGCCATGACTACTGCAAGTTTGGTTTTAAACCTGAATTTAAGACAATAGAATGGACTCCAATGGTGAAGATATCCAAGACATCGCCACGATGTGAAACTTCACAGAAAAAGATAGGCCTAGAACCGGCTAAAGGTGAAAATTTGGAGAAACAGAAAAGTTCATTCAAAGTTTCTAGGCCAGCATCAAATTTGGGGAACTCAATTcaatcatcaagaacaaaaaggACAGTGACTTCAAATAATCCTGAGGAACTGAAGCAGAAACCTTTCAGAACAAAGGAGTCTTCAATTGAAACAGCCCACCAATTAAGAAGAAACAGTGAAGTCAACATACCAAAGGGAACATCCAACAGTGGATTGACTGAAGGAAATGATTCAACCAATGGCATTGGGACTTCCAAAGGAACCAAGAAAACATATATGTTGCCAACGACTTGTTCCCGATCTCACAAAATTGATCGAGAAAAGATAACAAAGCCAAAGGAGATATCTCGTACTAAAAGAAACGAGAATACAGGTACATTATCTGCATCTCAATCCAGAGCTCGTAAACCCAATGCACAGAGCATATCAAAGGAGATATCCCATCTTAACAGTAAGGTGGTCCTAGAAAATGCTGACACAGAGCAACCAAGTGCTGAAAATATTCCAGAGAAGATATTATACATCACTGAACTGAACACCAAAAGCTGTGAAGGCCTATCCCCTGAGAGAAGCGATGGATTAACTGAAAAGCAGGCATCAAAAATTGAAGATGTTAGCCTTATTCAAGGACATATTGATACTATTCATCACTCTCCGTCTTCATTATCATTGTGCTCAGATAGCAAGGCATCATCTTCATCCACATTGATGTCATTACTATCATCATCGTCTGCTACTAAATTTGCGAAGAAGAAAAAACATGCTGGAAAAGATCATTCAGAAGATGGAAACTGCTCGCCCCGGAAGCAAAAATTTAGGAAAGGAAAGAGTAACATTGAAATCCCATATGGGATAAAGAGTCCAAGGAGACTCAAATTCAGGCAAGGGAATATTGCAATTTCTGAAAGTCAGAGTAAATATGCTGAgaccaagaggaagaagagctACAGGAAAACAGACATTGGAGTCGAATCAAGGAAAACCagaaatgaattgaatgaagtTGTTTTCAGGCGCCAAAATCGAGAAGAAAAAAGACCTATCAAGGGTTCATACAACAGTGTGATTAAAGAGACAGCAAGAAAGCTAGCCAAGACTAGGAAGAGTAAGGTTAAGGCTTTGGTTGGTGCCTTTGAATCTGTAATTTCCCTTCAGGATGAGAAATCTGCAGTAGTTAAAGTGTAA